In one Niallia taxi genomic region, the following are encoded:
- a CDS encoding tetratricopeptide repeat protein, translated as METNQLGIKYMQEGKWEEAAKIFMEEIEKDPGNAVSYVNFGNVLSALGDLDRAITFYKKAMEIDPEMAAAYYSAGTVYFEQDELESAKAMFEEALAKGLESSDNYFMLGMVHIGMEKPVLAIPFLQRAVELNGEDAEALFQLGLCLAQGQYLDEATEKFLSCIELDPEHADAYYNLGVAYGFKEQEEKALEMFNKALEIQPDHQLALMGKQIIGG; from the coding sequence GTGGAGACAAATCAATTAGGTATTAAATATATGCAAGAGGGTAAATGGGAAGAAGCAGCAAAAATCTTCATGGAAGAAATCGAGAAAGATCCGGGCAATGCTGTATCCTATGTGAATTTTGGCAATGTGCTGTCTGCATTAGGCGATTTAGATAGAGCGATAACATTTTACAAAAAAGCAATGGAAATAGATCCTGAAATGGCTGCTGCTTACTATAGTGCAGGAACTGTTTATTTTGAACAAGACGAACTTGAGTCAGCTAAAGCAATGTTTGAGGAAGCATTAGCGAAAGGACTTGAATCAAGCGATAATTATTTCATGCTTGGCATGGTTCATATCGGGATGGAAAAACCGGTGCTTGCCATCCCATTTTTGCAGCGTGCTGTTGAATTGAACGGTGAAGATGCAGAGGCTTTGTTCCAGCTTGGCTTATGTCTTGCGCAAGGTCAATATTTAGACGAAGCGACAGAAAAGTTTTTAAGCTGTATTGAGCTTGATCCAGAGCATGCTGATGCCTATTACAATCTCGGTGTTGCATACGGGTTTAAGGAACAGGAAGAAAAGGCCTTGGAGATGTTTAATAAAGCATTAGAAATCCAGCCTGATCACCAGCTTGCACTAATGGGTAAGCAAATCATCGGAGGGTAA
- the recD2 gene encoding SF1B family DNA helicase RecD2, giving the protein MEEQNSLDLFAEQGKYLKGRHLVTIFHNEENLYTVLRIRVDETNDNYEDKEAVVTGYLPKMHENDTYTFFGEFKDHPRFGLQFQVSSFRKEMPQTKQGVITYLSSELFKGIGQKTAENIVESLGENAIAKILNEPSLLDSVPKLPPDKAKALYDTLMQNQGLEQAMISLNQYGFGPQLSMKIYQTYKDNTLEIIQSNPYKLVEDVEGIGFGRADDLGSQIGLVGGHPDRIKAGCLYVLELGSSQEGHVYLEAEYVLNRVKDLLEENKQEQIEFSAIANQIVLLEEEKKIIVEDKKIFLPSLYYSEKGVVRHIKRIMEQKEYEDQFPESEFLLALGNLEDRLGVQYAPSQREAIQTALMSPMLMLTGGPGTGKTTVIKGIVELYGELHGYSLDPKEYKKEEPFPFILAAPTGRAAKRMAESTGLPAVTIHRLLGWNGSGGFDKDEENPLDGKIIIVDETSMVDIWLAFQLFKALPSNIQLILVGDEDQLPSVGPGQVLKDLLASACIPTVRLSDIYRQSEGSSIIELAHEIKGGRLPANLMQQQKDRSFIKCSSGQIAQAIEKVVLNAKNKGYAPMDIQVLAPMYRGPAGIDRLNVILQEILNPNPDGTRKELKFGDVKYRIGDKVLQLVNQPENNVYNGDMGEIVSIFYAKENTEKQDMVIVSFDGIEATYTRQDLNQITHAYCCSVHKSQGSEFPIVIMPIVKSYYRMLRRNLIYTGITRSKQFLILLGEVDAMEIGVGRNDELNRQTSLQEKLKEIFSTDIATGEEDAEVSLFYSERITEIDPLIGMENISPYDFMEQTDTKQ; this is encoded by the coding sequence TTGGAAGAGCAAAATTCACTGGATCTGTTCGCAGAACAAGGCAAATACTTGAAAGGACGCCATCTTGTTACTATTTTTCATAATGAAGAAAACCTTTATACTGTGCTGAGAATAAGGGTGGATGAAACAAATGATAATTATGAAGATAAGGAAGCGGTTGTCACTGGGTATTTGCCAAAGATGCATGAGAATGATACATACACATTCTTTGGTGAATTTAAAGACCATCCTCGATTTGGACTGCAGTTCCAGGTTTCCTCTTTCCGTAAAGAGATGCCACAGACTAAACAAGGCGTTATTACTTATTTGTCGAGTGAGCTGTTTAAAGGAATCGGCCAAAAAACAGCAGAAAATATTGTAGAGTCTTTAGGAGAAAATGCCATCGCAAAAATCTTAAATGAACCATCCCTGTTAGACTCTGTTCCAAAACTTCCTCCGGACAAGGCAAAAGCACTTTATGATACGCTTATGCAAAACCAAGGGCTGGAGCAAGCGATGATTTCATTAAACCAATATGGTTTTGGGCCACAGCTTTCCATGAAGATTTATCAGACATATAAGGACAATACGCTGGAAATTATCCAGTCTAATCCATATAAATTGGTCGAGGATGTGGAAGGGATTGGTTTTGGCAGAGCAGATGATTTAGGGTCACAAATCGGGCTTGTCGGGGGCCATCCTGACAGAATCAAAGCAGGCTGTTTATATGTATTGGAGCTTGGTAGCAGCCAGGAAGGTCATGTTTATCTGGAAGCAGAATATGTGCTAAACAGGGTTAAGGATCTTTTAGAGGAAAATAAGCAAGAGCAGATTGAGTTTTCCGCCATTGCCAATCAGATTGTTCTGCTGGAGGAAGAAAAGAAAATCATTGTCGAGGACAAGAAAATTTTCCTGCCATCACTCTATTATTCGGAAAAAGGCGTTGTTCGCCATATCAAAAGAATTATGGAGCAAAAGGAATATGAAGACCAATTTCCGGAATCTGAATTTTTGCTTGCTTTAGGAAATTTAGAGGACAGGCTTGGCGTTCAATATGCTCCCTCGCAAAGAGAAGCAATTCAGACTGCTCTCATGTCGCCGATGCTTATGCTGACTGGCGGACCAGGGACTGGGAAAACAACCGTTATTAAAGGGATTGTAGAGCTTTACGGTGAGCTGCATGGCTACAGTCTTGATCCGAAAGAGTATAAAAAGGAGGAGCCTTTTCCATTTATCCTAGCAGCACCGACAGGAAGAGCTGCTAAACGGATGGCAGAATCGACAGGTCTTCCTGCTGTCACGATTCACCGTCTTTTAGGCTGGAATGGCAGTGGAGGCTTTGATAAGGATGAGGAAAATCCTCTTGATGGCAAGATAATCATTGTTGATGAAACCTCAATGGTAGACATTTGGCTCGCCTTTCAGCTGTTTAAAGCATTGCCCTCTAATATACAATTAATCCTTGTTGGAGATGAGGACCAGCTTCCGTCAGTAGGGCCGGGACAAGTTCTAAAGGACTTGCTTGCATCTGCCTGCATTCCGACAGTTCGCCTTTCAGATATATACAGACAAAGTGAGGGCTCCTCTATCATTGAACTTGCTCATGAGATAAAAGGCGGCAGGCTTCCTGCTAATTTAATGCAGCAGCAAAAAGACAGATCTTTTATTAAGTGTTCTTCAGGACAAATAGCTCAAGCAATTGAAAAGGTCGTCCTTAATGCAAAGAATAAGGGTTATGCGCCAATGGATATTCAAGTTCTTGCTCCCATGTACAGAGGACCAGCTGGAATTGACCGTCTAAATGTGATCCTCCAGGAAATATTGAATCCCAATCCAGACGGAACAAGGAAGGAACTAAAGTTCGGAGACGTTAAATACCGGATTGGTGATAAAGTGCTTCAGCTAGTCAATCAGCCTGAAAACAATGTTTATAATGGGGACATGGGAGAAATCGTCTCGATTTTTTATGCGAAGGAAAACACCGAAAAACAAGACATGGTTATCGTCTCCTTTGATGGAATTGAAGCAACGTACACAAGGCAGGATTTGAACCAAATAACCCATGCTTACTGCTGTTCTGTTCATAAGTCACAAGGAAGTGAATTTCCGATTGTAATAATGCCGATTGTTAAAAGCTACTATAGAATGCTGCGCAGAAACCTAATCTATACAGGTATTACAAGAAGTAAACAATTTTTGATTTTGCTTGGCGAAGTGGACGCTATGGAAATTGGCGTTGGCCGCAATGATGAGTTAAACAGGCAGACCTCCTTGCAGGAAAAACTGAAAGAGATTTTTTCAACGGATATAGCAACAGGTGAGGAAGATGCAGAGGTTTCTCTTTTCTACAGTGAGCGAATTACAGAAATTGACCCGCTTATCGGCATGGAAAATATATCACCTTATGATTTTATGGAGCAAACAGACACGAAACAATAG
- a CDS encoding AI-2E family transporter has product MEIRVKWYYRLAFTLLLFIVLFIFFKLSPIWTPIVQLVMKVIFPFILGAFITYLLHPVVEKIHEKGLHRGLAVALIYILFFGGVGYGLYKCIPIFIVQMRELTESAPELANQYRSWVDFIQERTKAWPDNMQTKVDNGIESFEVKMDGLLTKLLKGAMNFVNSFVIFMLIPFITFYMLKDFEAVKKAAWQLTPSKWRESSVLFLKDVNLSLGSYIRGQLLVCLIIGGLSSISFYFFGMKYPLVLGIVIGITNVIPYFGPIIGAVPAVIIASTMSVKMLLIVIIIIVVLQFLEGNVLSPFIVGKSLHMHPLFIMFALLLGGEVGGIVGMVIAVPLLSILKVAIIHLRVHFGKSNKLDALK; this is encoded by the coding sequence ATGGAAATAAGGGTCAAATGGTATTATCGGTTAGCTTTTACACTATTACTATTTATCGTATTGTTTATATTCTTTAAATTATCTCCTATTTGGACTCCGATTGTGCAGCTCGTAATGAAGGTGATTTTCCCCTTTATTCTTGGTGCGTTTATTACGTATTTGCTACATCCAGTTGTTGAAAAAATCCATGAAAAAGGCCTGCACCGCGGTCTTGCGGTAGCGTTAATATACATCCTCTTTTTTGGAGGTGTCGGGTACGGTCTTTACAAGTGTATTCCGATTTTCATTGTTCAAATGAGAGAGTTGACAGAAAGTGCTCCAGAGCTTGCCAACCAGTATAGAAGCTGGGTTGATTTCATTCAAGAAAGAACAAAAGCATGGCCAGATAACATGCAGACTAAAGTTGATAATGGAATAGAATCGTTTGAAGTGAAAATGGATGGGTTACTGACAAAGCTTTTAAAGGGTGCAATGAACTTTGTAAATTCCTTTGTTATTTTCATGCTGATTCCATTCATTACTTTTTATATGCTGAAGGATTTTGAAGCAGTAAAAAAGGCTGCATGGCAATTGACTCCAAGCAAATGGCGGGAAAGCAGTGTTCTGTTTTTGAAGGATGTGAACCTTTCATTAGGAAGCTACATAAGGGGACAGCTGCTCGTTTGCTTAATCATTGGCGGTTTATCGTCTATCTCCTTTTATTTCTTTGGCATGAAATATCCACTTGTGTTAGGAATCGTCATTGGTATTACAAATGTTATCCCGTACTTTGGACCAATCATTGGAGCCGTTCCTGCAGTGATTATTGCCAGTACAATGTCTGTGAAAATGCTCCTTATTGTCATTATTATCATTGTTGTGCTCCAGTTTTTAGAAGGAAATGTTCTATCGCCCTTCATTGTTGGGAAAAGCCTGCATATGCATCCTCTTTTTATTATGTTTGCTTTATTGCTTGGCGGAGAGGTTGGAGGAATAGTCGGAATGGTCATAGCTGTTCCCCTTTTGTCTATTTTGAAAGTAGCAATCATTCACTTGCGTGTTCATTTTGGCAAAAGCAATAAACTAGACGCTTTGAAGTGA
- the alaS gene encoding alanine--tRNA ligase, which yields MKVLTGAEIRRKFLDFFQEKGHNVEPSASLVPHEDPSLLWINSGVATLKKYFDGRVIPENPRITNAQKSIRTNDIENVGKTARHQTFFEMLGNFSIGDYFKEEAIDWAWEFLTDEKWIGFDKEKLSVTVHPEDEEAYVLWRDKIGIPESRIIRLEGNFWDIGEGPSGPNTEIFYDRGPEYGNDLNDPELYPGGENDRYLEVWNLVFSEFNHNPDGTYTPLPKKNIDTGMGLERMASVVQNVPTNFDTDLFTPIIAATEQIADVKYGAAKDTDEAFKVIADHIRTVAFAVGDGALPSNEGRGYVLRRLLRRAVRYAKKININRPFMFELVPVVGEIMFDYYPTVKEKSEFIQKVMKSEEERFHETLNEGLSILGEVMEKEKASGNLIISGEDVFRLYDTYGFPVELTEEYADEQGMKIDHEGFEKEMESQRERARKARQDVGSMQVQSSVLGEIKVESEFVGYQSLSTTATVAALLVDGEIVEKAEEGQEIQFILDKTPFYAESGGQIADAGTVSSDSVLILVQDVQKAPNGQNLHRGVVQSGVVTVNDQVEAAVDRSNRSKIIKNHTATHLLHQALKDVLGTHVNQAGSLVQTDRLRFDFSHFGQITAEELEKIEKIVNEKIWDSIPVQIDYKGIEEAKAMGAMALFGEKYGKIVRVVQVGDYSLELCGGIHVDNTSTIGLFKIVTEAGIGAGTRRIEAVTGQAAYQQLTEQLNILKDAAGKLKTNPKDVGTRIDTIQAELKQLQRENESLAAKLSNIEAGNLVDQVKDVDGINVLTANIKGVDMNNLRTMADDLKQKLESGIIVLGSANDDKVNLIAAVTKDLMDKGYHAGKIIKEVATRCGGGGGGRPDMAQAGGKDPSKLQEALNHVEEYIKSI from the coding sequence ATGAAAGTATTAACAGGAGCAGAAATCAGAAGAAAGTTTCTCGATTTTTTCCAGGAAAAAGGCCATAATGTTGAGCCAAGTGCATCATTAGTTCCCCATGAGGATCCATCTTTGCTTTGGATTAACAGCGGTGTTGCAACATTGAAGAAATATTTTGACGGTCGTGTTATTCCGGAAAATCCAAGAATTACAAATGCACAAAAATCAATTCGTACAAACGATATTGAAAATGTCGGAAAAACAGCAAGACACCAAACATTCTTTGAAATGCTAGGTAACTTCTCCATTGGAGATTATTTCAAAGAGGAAGCTATTGACTGGGCTTGGGAGTTTTTGACGGACGAAAAATGGATTGGTTTTGATAAAGAGAAACTATCTGTTACCGTTCACCCAGAGGATGAAGAGGCTTACGTATTATGGCGTGACAAAATTGGAATTCCAGAAAGCCGCATTATTCGTCTTGAAGGGAACTTCTGGGATATCGGTGAAGGACCAAGTGGACCAAACACAGAGATTTTCTATGATCGCGGACCAGAATACGGCAATGATTTAAACGATCCTGAATTATACCCAGGCGGCGAAAATGACCGTTACTTAGAAGTATGGAACCTTGTATTCTCTGAATTCAACCATAATCCAGACGGCACATACACTCCGCTTCCGAAGAAAAACATTGATACAGGAATGGGACTTGAGCGTATGGCTTCTGTTGTGCAAAATGTTCCTACTAATTTTGACACAGACCTGTTCACGCCAATTATTGCAGCAACAGAACAAATTGCTGACGTGAAATATGGTGCAGCTAAGGATACAGATGAAGCGTTCAAAGTAATCGCTGACCATATTCGTACAGTAGCATTTGCGGTAGGTGACGGGGCATTACCATCCAATGAAGGAAGAGGATATGTTCTAAGACGTTTGCTGCGCAGAGCTGTTCGTTATGCAAAAAAAATCAATATTAACCGTCCGTTTATGTTTGAGCTTGTTCCTGTTGTGGGAGAAATCATGTTTGATTATTACCCAACAGTTAAAGAAAAATCAGAATTTATTCAAAAAGTCATGAAGAGTGAGGAAGAACGTTTCCATGAAACGCTAAACGAAGGCTTGTCAATTCTTGGTGAGGTAATGGAAAAGGAAAAAGCGTCAGGAAATCTAATTATTTCAGGTGAAGACGTATTCCGCCTATATGACACTTATGGCTTCCCAGTTGAATTAACGGAGGAATATGCAGACGAGCAAGGGATGAAAATTGACCATGAAGGCTTTGAGAAGGAAATGGAAAGCCAGCGTGAAAGAGCTCGCAAAGCACGCCAAGATGTTGGAAGCATGCAAGTTCAATCAAGTGTTCTTGGTGAAATAAAAGTGGAAAGTGAATTTGTCGGCTACCAATCATTGTCTACAACAGCAACTGTTGCTGCGCTTTTAGTTGACGGTGAAATCGTAGAGAAAGCAGAAGAAGGTCAGGAAATCCAGTTTATTTTGGACAAGACACCTTTTTATGCAGAAAGCGGCGGTCAAATCGCAGATGCAGGAACAGTTTCATCTGATTCAGTTTTAATCTTAGTTCAAGATGTACAAAAAGCGCCAAACGGGCAAAACCTACATCGAGGTGTTGTTCAATCAGGTGTGGTAACAGTTAATGATCAAGTGGAAGCTGCTGTTGACAGAAGCAACCGTTCGAAAATAATTAAAAACCATACGGCAACACATTTGCTTCACCAAGCACTGAAGGATGTACTTGGAACGCATGTTAACCAAGCTGGTTCTCTTGTTCAGACAGATCGTTTACGTTTTGACTTCTCACATTTCGGTCAAATTACAGCAGAAGAGCTGGAGAAAATTGAAAAAATCGTCAATGAAAAAATTTGGGACAGCATTCCTGTTCAAATCGACTATAAAGGTATCGAAGAAGCGAAAGCAATGGGTGCGATGGCATTGTTTGGCGAAAAGTATGGGAAAATTGTTCGTGTTGTTCAAGTGGGCGATTACAGCCTTGAGCTTTGCGGTGGTATCCATGTTGATAATACTTCTACAATCGGCCTATTTAAGATTGTTACAGAAGCTGGTATTGGTGCAGGCACAAGAAGGATTGAAGCAGTTACAGGACAAGCAGCATATCAGCAGCTGACTGAGCAGCTTAATATTCTTAAAGATGCAGCAGGCAAGCTTAAAACGAATCCAAAAGATGTGGGAACAAGAATTGATACGATTCAAGCAGAATTAAAACAGTTGCAGCGTGAAAACGAATCTCTTGCTGCGAAACTAAGCAATATTGAAGCAGGCAATTTAGTTGATCAAGTAAAGGATGTTGATGGCATCAACGTACTTACAGCAAATATTAAAGGTGTTGACATGAACAACCTGCGCACAATGGCAGATGACTTAAAGCAAAAGCTAGAGTCTGGCATCATTGTTCTTGGTAGTGCAAATGATGATAAAGTCAACTTAATAGCAGCAGTTACAAAAGACTTGATGGATAAAGGCTATCATGCTGGTAAAATCATCAAAGAAGTGGCAACTCGCTGTGGTGGAGGCGGTGGAGGCCGTCCAGATATGGCTCAAGCTGGCGGTAAAGACCCATCCAAATTGCAAGAAGCATTAAATCATGTCGAAGAATATATCAAATCCATTTGA
- a CDS encoding IreB family regulatory phosphoprotein: MSSFDKTMRFNFPEEPYEHDVKEVLNQVYDALQEKGYNPINQIVGYLLSGDPAYIPRHMDARNIMRKLERDEIIEELVKFYLKQQRED, translated from the coding sequence ATGAGCTCATTTGACAAAACAATGAGATTCAATTTTCCTGAAGAACCATATGAACATGACGTAAAAGAAGTATTAAACCAAGTGTATGATGCTCTTCAAGAAAAAGGCTATAACCCAATTAACCAAATTGTCGGCTATCTACTTTCAGGAGACCCTGCATATATACCGCGCCATATGGATGCACGAAATATTATGCGCAAACTAGAGCGAGATGAGATCATAGAAGAGCTTGTCAAGTTCTATTTAAAACAGCAACGAGAGGATTAA
- the ruvX gene encoding Holliday junction resolvase RuvX, whose product MRTMGLDVGSKTVGVAISDALGWTAQGIETVKIDEEKEEFGLDRLGVLIVEHDVSKIVVGLPKNMNGSIGFRGEASQHYGKLLEERFGLPVVFWDERLTTMAAERVLLEADVSRKKRKKVIDKMAASMILQGYMDSQK is encoded by the coding sequence ATGCGGACAATGGGCTTGGATGTAGGCTCAAAAACGGTAGGCGTTGCCATTAGTGATGCCTTGGGCTGGACAGCCCAAGGCATTGAAACGGTAAAAATCGACGAAGAGAAAGAAGAATTCGGATTAGACCGTTTAGGAGTATTGATTGTTGAGCATGATGTAAGTAAAATAGTGGTTGGCCTCCCAAAAAACATGAATGGCAGTATTGGCTTTCGCGGAGAAGCGAGCCAGCATTACGGTAAGCTCCTTGAGGAAAGATTCGGTCTTCCAGTTGTGTTTTGGGATGAGCGGCTGACAACGATGGCTGCTGAAAGAGTGCTGCTTGAAGCAGATGTAAGCAGAAAAAAAAGGAAAAAAGTAATTGATAAGATGGCAGCATCTATGATATTACAAGGCTATATGGATAGCCAGAAATGA
- a CDS encoding DUF1292 domain-containing protein: protein MEHGETNTITVVDEQGNEQLCEILFTFESDEFGKSYVLYYPIGEDDSEDDEIDIHASSFIPNEETGDGELSPIETDEEWDLVEEMLNTFLAKEEEEE from the coding sequence ATGGAACACGGAGAAACAAATACAATTACAGTAGTAGACGAGCAAGGAAACGAACAATTATGCGAAATTTTGTTCACATTTGAATCAGATGAATTCGGTAAATCATATGTCCTTTATTACCCAATTGGTGAAGATGACAGTGAAGATGACGAAATCGATATTCATGCATCATCTTTCATTCCAAACGAAGAAACTGGCGATGGTGAGCTTTCACCAATCGAAACAGATGAAGAGTGGGATTTAGTAGAGGAAATGCTTAACACTTTCCTTGCTAAAGAAGAGGAAGAAGAATAA
- the mltG gene encoding endolytic transglycosylase MltG, translating to MFFEKIAERRNEAKTIRKIVGMTILVLAVLIVAVSLTSYFYIKSSLKPVDADSKKEIVVDIPIGSSVTYIAQTLQDNGLVKNARVFKYYVKFKNESEFMAGEYHMNPSMTIQEIIDSLKTGKIMQEPIFSMTIPEGRQLDEIAAVIADKTKQPKDKVFKSLNDEKFIQSLMDKYPTILTTEVWAKDIKYPLEGYLFPATYAFYKKSPSLEEIVSVMLDKTQSVVDKYRQDIEREDLTVHQFLTMSSLIEEEATEKADRDKIASVFYNRIKEDMPLQTDPTVLYSQGKHKERVTYKDLEVDSPYNTYKNKGLTPGPISNAGTMSMEAALHPAKTDYLYFLAAGDGTVYFSSTLEEHNSLKAKYITNK from the coding sequence ATGTTTTTTGAAAAAATCGCTGAAAGGCGAAATGAAGCAAAAACAATAAGAAAAATTGTCGGCATGACCATCCTTGTACTGGCGGTTTTAATAGTTGCAGTATCACTTACAAGCTATTTTTACATTAAGTCGAGTTTGAAGCCTGTCGATGCGGACAGCAAAAAAGAAATAGTTGTCGATATACCTATTGGCTCCAGTGTAACGTATATCGCTCAGACATTACAGGACAACGGGCTTGTCAAAAATGCCAGGGTGTTTAAATATTATGTGAAGTTTAAAAATGAGTCCGAATTTATGGCAGGAGAATATCATATGAATCCTTCCATGACAATACAAGAAATCATTGACAGCCTAAAGACAGGTAAAATTATGCAAGAGCCAATTTTCTCGATGACGATACCTGAAGGCAGACAGCTTGATGAAATTGCTGCCGTCATAGCGGACAAAACAAAACAACCGAAAGATAAAGTGTTTAAAAGTCTTAATGATGAAAAATTTATTCAGTCATTGATGGACAAGTACCCAACGATTCTTACGACAGAGGTATGGGCGAAGGATATTAAATATCCATTAGAAGGGTATCTTTTCCCTGCGACATATGCCTTTTATAAAAAATCTCCAAGCCTTGAAGAAATTGTATCTGTGATGCTTGACAAAACCCAAAGTGTTGTCGATAAGTACAGACAGGATATCGAACGGGAAGATTTAACCGTACACCAATTTCTGACGATGTCCTCACTTATTGAGGAAGAAGCAACAGAAAAGGCTGATCGAGATAAGATTGCAAGTGTATTTTATAACCGCATCAAGGAAGATATGCCACTGCAAACAGATCCGACTGTGCTCTACTCACAAGGAAAGCATAAGGAAAGAGTCACATATAAGGATTTAGAAGTGGATTCACCGTACAATACGTACAAGAATAAGGGACTTACACCAGGTCCGATTTCTAATGCTGGAACTATGTCAATGGAGGCTGCTCTTCACCCTGCAAAAACAGATTATCTGTATTTCTTGGCAGCTGGCGATGGCACTGTTTATTTTTCTAGTACTTTAGAAGAACATAATTCATTAAAGGCTAAATATATTACCAATAAATAA
- a CDS encoding O-methyltransferase gives MQNEEQVLKYIENLIPDRSEAFKEIEQYAVEHDVPIMELVGIETLLQLLRMHQPKKILEIGTAIGYSALRMAEALPECKVVSVERDEQRHNKALANVETMNMSSQVFLIKGDALEVEHLVREHGPFDVLFIDAAKSQYRKFFDIYSKMLSPNGVIFTDNILFHGLVAEEKIESRNLRQLIRKIKEFNIWLMEHPDYHTAIMPVGDGLAISKKRG, from the coding sequence TTGCAGAATGAAGAGCAAGTGCTGAAATATATCGAGAATTTAATTCCAGATAGAAGTGAAGCCTTTAAAGAGATTGAACAGTATGCAGTTGAGCATGATGTGCCGATTATGGAGCTAGTGGGAATAGAAACATTGCTTCAGCTGCTAAGGATGCACCAACCGAAAAAAATCCTTGAAATTGGGACAGCAATTGGCTACTCTGCACTGCGGATGGCTGAAGCTTTGCCTGAATGCAAGGTAGTGTCGGTTGAGCGGGATGAGCAACGTCACAATAAGGCATTAGCAAATGTAGAAACAATGAACATGAGCTCACAAGTTTTCTTAATAAAAGGTGATGCATTAGAAGTAGAGCATCTAGTGAGAGAGCATGGCCCTTTTGATGTATTATTTATTGACGCTGCCAAAAGCCAATATCGGAAGTTCTTTGATATATATTCGAAAATGCTTTCTCCTAACGGTGTAATATTTACGGATAATATATTATTCCATGGGCTTGTTGCCGAAGAGAAAATTGAGAGTCGGAATTTAAGACAGCTTATCCGAAAGATAAAAGAATTTAATATTTGGCTAATGGAACATCCAGATTACCATACAGCAATAATGCCTGTTGGTGACGGATTAGCGATTAGTAAAAAGAGGGGATAA
- a CDS encoding peptidase U32 family protein, with amino-acid sequence MKKPELLVTPITVEDIIPLINCGADAFVVGEQKFGLRLAGEFKRDDVKKAVELAHSKDKKVYVAINGVFHNDKIDGLYDYITFLKDVKADAIIFGDPAVLMVAREVAPDMKLHWNTETTGTNWYTCNYWGRKGAKRAVLARELSMDAIIEMKENAEVEIEVQVHGMTTMFQSKRTLLGHYFQHQGKDEEMADRQRDKDYFLHDKERENKYPIFEDENGTHIMSPNDICIVDELQELMDAGIDSFKIDGILKDSAYIQKVTSIYHRAIMMYINAPDQYEEEKDSLLAEIEQIQPANRQLDTGFFFKETVY; translated from the coding sequence ATGAAAAAACCTGAATTGCTTGTTACACCAATTACAGTTGAAGACATTATCCCACTGATCAATTGCGGAGCAGATGCCTTTGTGGTCGGTGAACAGAAATTTGGATTGCGTTTAGCAGGAGAATTTAAGCGCGATGATGTAAAAAAAGCGGTTGAGCTTGCACACTCAAAGGATAAAAAGGTTTATGTGGCAATCAACGGCGTTTTTCACAATGACAAGATTGATGGGCTTTATGACTATATTACATTCTTAAAGGATGTAAAGGCAGACGCTATTATATTTGGCGACCCGGCTGTGCTTATGGTGGCTCGTGAAGTTGCTCCTGACATGAAATTGCATTGGAATACGGAAACTACTGGAACTAACTGGTATACATGTAATTACTGGGGCAGAAAAGGCGCTAAGCGTGCAGTGCTAGCAAGGGAATTAAGCATGGATGCTATCATTGAAATGAAGGAAAATGCAGAAGTTGAAATAGAAGTGCAGGTGCATGGAATGACAACGATGTTCCAATCAAAAAGAACTTTGTTAGGACATTACTTCCAACATCAAGGCAAAGACGAAGAAATGGCTGATAGACAGCGCGATAAAGATTATTTCCTTCATGATAAAGAAAGAGAAAACAAATATCCTATTTTTGAAGACGAAAATGGAACACATATTATGAGTCCTAATGATATTTGTATCGTGGATGAGCTTCAGGAATTAATGGATGCAGGAATCGACTCCTTCAAGATTGATGGAATTTTAAAAGATTCTGCTTATATTCAAAAGGTGACAAGCATTTATCATCGTGCAATCATGATGTATATAAATGCCCCGGACCAATATGAGGAAGAGAAGGACAGCCTTTTAGCGGAAATTGAACAAATACAGCCGGCAAACAGACAATTGGACACAGGATTTTTCTTTAAGGAAACAGTGTATTAA